GCTCCGTCCCGTCAGCGCGAGGTAGAGCGCCTCCTCCGTCGACTGGACGTGGGAGGGGTGCGACTGCTCGTAGCGGGCCATGTGTGAGAACTCGTGGAGCGCGAGTTCGCGCGCCATCGCGCTCGTCGCGGCCTGTCGCGAGATGTTCAACACGTGGTAGTCACCGGCGGCGTTGCTGTAGTGGCCCGCCCACGTCCGCTCGTCGGGGTCGTCTCTGACGCGGACGTGGACCGGCCACGACAACTCGAACTCCGTCTCTAACAGGTCTGCCGCGCTGAGAAAGGCGTCCGGGGCGGCAGACCCCTGCACGCGAAGGTCCATGCGTACTGGTGACACGGTTCGGGACGGTATGACTCTTGTGCCGCGCGTCGCAACGGGCGAACGGGGTTACGTCGGCGTTTCGGCAGGTTGGCCAATGCAACGTTGCGAGGGTTTGCCAAGTGGTACGTACCCACACGGGACCGTATCAAACGGCCGTTTTCGGCGGATTCGGCGTCGGCAAAACACTACCCTTTTGACCCTCCTGCCGGTAGGGGCACTCATAATGGGCCGACGAAAGAAAATCGTACAGGAATGTGAGAAACTGATGGACCAACCGGAGCAGATCCGGAACATCGCCATCGCCGCTCACGTCGACCACGGGAAGACGACACTTTCGGACAACCTGCTGGCCGGAGCGGGCATGATTTCTGACGCGACTGCCGGACAGCAGCTCGCGATGGACACCAAAGAGGACGAACAGGAACGCGGCATCACTATCGACGCCGCGAACGTCTCGATGACTCACGAGTGGGAAGGCGAGAACCACCTCATCAACCTCATCGACACGCCGGGCCACGTCGACTTCGGTGGCGACGTGACGCGGGCGATGCGCGCCGTCGACGGCGCGCTCGTGGTCGTCGACGCCGTCGAGGGCGCGATGCCCCAGACGGAGACGGTGCTCCGGCAGGCGCTCCGCGAGGGCGTCAAGCCGGCGCTGTTCATCAACAAGGTCGACCGCCTCATCAACGAACTGCAGGAAGGTCCCGAGGAGATGCAGCAGCGGCTCCTCGACGTCATCACCGACGTCAACGAGCTCATCCGCGGGATGACCGAGGAGAAAGAGTACGACTGGACCGTCTCCGTCGAAGAGGGGACCGTCGCGTTCGGCTCCGCGTTGTACAAGTGGGGCGTCTCCATCCCGTCGATGCAGGAGACGGGCATCTCCTTCGCCGACATCATCGAGATGGAGCAGTCGGGCAACCGCGAGGAACTCCACGAGCGCACGCCGCTTTCGGACGTCGTCCTCGACATGGTCGCCGAGCACTTCCCGGACCCGCTCGACGCCCAGCCCCGTCGTATTCCGACGATCTGGCGCGGCGACGCCGAGTCCGAACTCGCAGAGCAGATGCGCGTCGTCGACGACGAGGGCGAAGTCGTCTTCATGTCGACCGACATCTCGATGGACCCCCACGCGGGCGAAATCGCGACCGGACGACTGTTCTCCGGCACGCTGGAGAAGGGTCAGGAGCTGTACGTCTCCGGCACCGCGGGCAAGAACCGCGTCCAGTCCGTCGGCATCTTCATGGGTGATTCCCGCGAGGAAGTGAGCCGGGTTCCGGCCGGCAACATCGCCGCCGTCACCGGCCTCCGCGACGCCATCGCCGGTTCCACGGTGTCCAGCATCGAGATGACGCCGTTCGAGTCCATCGAACACATCTCCGAGCCGGTCATCACCAAATCCGTCGAGGCGATGAACATGGACGACCTGCCAAAGCTCATCCAGACGCTCCAGCAGGTCGCGAAGGAAGACCCGACCATCCGCGTCGAGATCAACGAGGACACCGGCGAGCACCTCATCAGCGGTCAGGGTGAACTCCACCTCGAGGTCATCACCCAGCGCATCCGCGACAACCAGGGCATCCCGGTGCATACCGGCGAGCCCATCGTCGTCTACCGCGAGCAGCCGCAGGAGGCCTCCCGCGAGGTCGAGGGTGTCTCGCCGAACCGCCACAACAAATTCTACATCACCGCGGAGCCGATGGACCAGAGCATCGTCGACGCCATCAAGCTCGGCGAAGTGGCGATGGACATGCCCGAACTGGAGCGCCGTGAGGCGCTGCAGGAAGCCGGTATGGACAAGGACACTTCCCAGAACGTCGAACACATCTTCGGGACGAACATCCTCATCGACGATACGAAAGGTATCCAGCACCTCAACGAGACAATGGAGCTCGTCATCGAGGGTCTCGAAGAGGCGCTCGACGACGGTCCGCTAGCCGCAGAGCCCGTCCAGGGCGCGCTGCTGCGTCTGCACGACGCCCGCCTCCACGAAGACACCATCCACCGCGGTCCCGCGCAGGTCATCCCCGCGGTCCGCGAGGCGGTCCACCGCTCGCTCATCGACGGCAAGATTCGACTGCTCGAGCCGATTCAGAACGTCCGCATCGACGTCGCCTCCGACTACATGGGCTCTGCCTCCGGCGAGATTCAGGGTCGACGCGGCCGCGTCGACGACATGTACCAGGAAGGCGACCTCATGGTCATCGAGGGCATCGCGCCCGTCGAAGAGATGATCGGGTTCTCCTCAGACATCCGCTCTGCGACCGAGGGTCGCGCCTCCTGGAACACGGAGAACGCCGGCTTCCGCGTGCTCTCCGACAGCCTCCAACGCGACAAGATCATGGAGATCCGCGAGCGCAAGGGCATGAAGCTCGAACTCTCGCCCGCTATCGACTACATCTAACCGCGAGCCTCTACGCTCGTTTTTCTGTTCTTTCGCGGCCCGAGCGTCCGCCATTCGGTTGGGTTCAGTTGGAGACCGTCCTTCGCCGGGAGAACACAGTCTCTCGTTCGTCGGTGACGCTTCTGCTTGCGAGTCGTTTCTCGCTTCCCGTCGGCGAGCGACCCTCGGACAGAATTGCGAGTGACGAAGAGTTATAACCCTCGTAGCGTCAGAGGCGTAGTATGCGGATTGGCGCACACCAGCCGCGGAGTATCGACACGGAGCCAGAAAGCGACCGCTCCCTGTCGACAACAGGTGGCTGGCGCGTCGCGGAGGTGAGTCGATGAGCGACAGCGAGACGCCGCAACCGCACACGGTGCGCCTCGAACTCGTCGACGAACCCGGCCAGTTGCTCGCGGCGCTGCGACCTATCGCCGACAACGGCGGGAACCTGCTCTCCATCTACCACGAACGCGGCAATCTCACGCCGCGCGGACACATCCCTGTCGAAGTTGACCTGGAGTGCCCGCCGGACCGCTTCGGCACCATCGTCGACGCGCTCCGGAACAACGGCGTCAACGTGATTCAGGCGGGCGCGGAGCGGTACGGCGAGCAGTTGACCGTCCTCTTGGTCGGCCACCTCGTCGACACGGACCTCTCGGACACGCTGCGGAGCATCGAGGAGTGCGCGAACGCGGCGCTGGCGGATCTCTCGGTGTCGGCGCCCGAAGGTCGAAACGAGGAGTCGAGCGCCCGCGTCAGACTGGCGACGCAGGCGGGCAAACGCACGGACGTGCTCGCTGTTGTCCGGGAGATAGCCGACCGGAAGAACCTTCGAGTCGTCGAGCCGCTCGCGGAGGTGTCGGCGTGAGAGTCGCCGTCGTCGGCGCGGGAGCGGTCGGTCGCTCCGTCGCCGAGTTGGCCGCCGACTACGGTCAAGAGGTGACGGTGCTCGCCGACTCGCGTGGTGCGGTCGTCGACACCGACGGTATCGACGTCGCCGCGGCGCTCGACCGGAAGGAAGAGAACGGAAGCGTAGGCGACACGGCAATCGGCGACGCGCTCGCGGCGGAGTACGACGTGCTCGTCGAAGCGACGCCGACGACGCTCGGCGACGCCGAACCCGGCTTCTCGCACGTGCGGGCGGCGCTGGAATCGAATCGTCACGTCGTGTTGGCGAACAAGGGACCGGTCGCCGAGCGGTACGCGGACCTCCGAGCGCTCGAACGGGACAGCGACGGCGACGTACTGTTCGAGGCGACGGTCGGCGGGGCTATTCCGGTACTGTCGGCCATTGACGACTTCGGTCCGGACCACATCACCGCCGCCCGAGGCGTGCTGAACGGGACGGCGAACTTCATCCTCTCGCGGATGACCGCCGAAGGGCTGGACTACGACCACGTGCTCGCGGAGGCCCAGGACCTCGGCGTCGCCGAGGCGGACCCCTCCTTCGACGTGGAGGGGACCGACGCCGCGCTGAAATGCGTCATCCTCGGTAACGTGCTCTACGACGGCGGCTACTCGCTGGCCGACGCGGATGTCGACGGCATCCGCGACATCCCCGGCAGCGCGCTCGAACTCGCCGCCGAGGACGGTCAGACGGTCCGACTCATCGGCGAAGCGACCGCAAACGGCGTTCGCGTCGGGCCGCGACTTGTCCCGGAGAACGGAACGCTCGCGGTGACCGGCACGCAGAACATTGTCCAACTGGAGACGACCCACGCTGGGCGACTGAACATCAGCGGCCGGGGGGCGGGCGGTCCCGAGACGGCCAGCGCGGTGCTGTCGGACGTTCGACGACTCGAGTAGTCGGTGTCACCGACTACCGCACGGTAGGCAGTGTCAAACCGCAAGACGGCGTCGGGGTGTCCCGTACTCCGTATCGAAATCGTTTTAGGGTCCTCAACCAAAGGAAACGCCACATAGCGCCTTAGCGCGTGAGCTAAACAATGAGCGAAGACAAACCGCACCAGAACTTGGCCATCATCGGCCACGTCGACCACGGAAAAAGCACGCTCGTGGGCCGACTCCTGTTCGAGACAGGATCGGTCCCGGAGCACGTTATCGAGCAGCATCGCGAAGAAGCAGAAGAGAAGGGCAAAGGCGGCTTCGAGTTCGCCTACGTGATGGACAACCTCGCCGAGGAGCGAGAGCGCGGCGTCACCATCGACATCGCCCACCAGGAGTTCGACACGGACAAGTACTACTTCACCATCGTCGACTGCCCGGGCCACCGTGACTTCGTCAAGAACATGATCACGGGTGCCTCGCAGGCTGACAACGCGGTTCTCGTCGTCGCCGCCGACGACGGTGTCGCACCCCAGACCCGCGAGCACGTGTTCCTCGCCCGCACGCTCGGCATCAACGAGCTCATCATCGCCATCAACAAGATGGACGTCGTTGACTACGCAGAGGACTCTTACAAGGAGGTCCGCAAGGAAGTCCAGAACCTGCTGAACCAGGTACGCTTCAACGCCGACGACGCAACGTTCGTGCCGATTTCGGCGTTCGAGGGCGACAACATCGCCGACCGCAGCGACAACACGTCGTGGTACGACGGCCCGACTCTCCTCGAGGCGCTCAACGACCTCCCCGAGGTCGAGCCGCCGACGGACGCGCCGCTGCGACTCCCGATTCAGGACGTCTACACCATCTCCGGCATCGGTACGGTCCCGGTCGGCCGCGTCGAGACCGGTGTCCTCGAGACGGGTGCGAACGTCTCGTTCCAGCCGTCGGACATCTCCGGCGAGGTCAAGACGGTCGAGATGCACCACGAAGAAGTGCCGCGCGCAGAGCCTGGCGACAACGTCGGCTTCAACGTGCGTGGCGTCGGCAAGGACGACATCCGCCGCGGCGACGTCTGTGGCCCGGCCGACGACCCGCCGAAGGTCGCCGAGACGTTCACGGCGCAAGTCGTCGTCATGCAGCACCCGTCGGTCATCACCGCGGGTTACACGCCGGTCTTCCACGCCCACACGGCGCAGGTCGCGTGTACCGTCGAGTCCATCGACCAGAAACTCGACCCCGCGTCGGGTGAGGTCGCCGAGGAGAACCCGGACTTCATCAAGTCCGGCGACGCCGCCATCGTGACGATCCGTCCGCAGAAGCCGCTCAGCATCGAGCCGTCCGGCGAGATTCCGGAACTCGGTTCCTTCGCCATCCGCGACATGGGTCAGACCATCGCGGCCGGCAAGGTGCTCGAGGTCAACGAGCGATAAATGCAGCAAGCACGCGTTCGCCTCGCCGGCACGAGCCCCGAGGACCTCGACGACATCTGTGACGACGTCCGCGAAATCGCGAGCAAGACGGGCGTCAACCTCAGCGGTCCGATTCCGCTACCGACGAAGACGCTCGAGATTCCGTGTCGGAAGTCGCCCGATGGAGAAGGCACCGCGACGTGGGAGCACTGGGAGATGCGAGTTCACAAGCGTCTCATCGATATCGACGCGGACGAACGCGCGCTTCGCCAGCTCATGCGCATTCAAGTGCCCAACGACGTCAGCATCGAGATCGTTCTCGAAGACTGACCGGCGCTAAGGCCCGTCGCCAACCGACGGTGTCCGCACCACCTCTCTTTCGTTTTTTCCGCCTCCAGAGCCGGAGGTACGCTTTTGCGGAAGTAGCCCGTCTCGTCCGTATGGTCCGCGGCTCGAACAGCCCGACACTCGATACGCTCGTCCTCTTCGGTATCGTCTTTCTCGCCCAGGGCGTTCTGGGACTGTTCGGAAGCGCCGTCGGGCTGTTCGCACTCGCTCCCCCGGTCGATGTCCGTCCGTGGACGCTCGTCACGAGCGTGTACGCCCACGCGAGCGTCGGCCACCTGCTGAGCAACACCGTCGCGCTCGTCGTCATCGGCTTCCTGGTCGAACAGGGGACGACCCGATGGCGGTATCACGCGTTCTTCCTTTCGACCGGCGTCATCGCCGGACTCGCAGAGATATGGTTCGACGCCGCGTTCGGTCGCACCGTCGGCGTTATCGGCGCGAGCGGCGCGATCTTCGCGCTCGCGGGCTACCTCCTCGCGGCGAACCCGGTGACCGATTCGGTTCTCGATCGCCTGAATCTGAACGGGCGGACGCAGATCGCGCTGCTCGTCGGTGCCGCGGTTTTCGTCGCCGCGCTCGGGGCGGGGCCGAACGTCGCCATCGTCGCCCACGGCACCGGGTTCGTGCTCGGACTCCTCGCCGGGCGACTCCGACTGCTCGGCGTGTGAACCCGTGGCGGAGGCTCGCGAAAACAGAAGCTACAAGTACGGCGCACGGGTTAGTTGGGTTGCAGACGAGGGCTCGTAGATCAGTGGCAGATCGCTTCCTTCGCAAGGAAGAGGCCCGGGGTTCAAATCCCCGCGAGTCCATCCCACTTCGACTTTCTCGCGAAGGACTACAATTCCCGAGAGCTACAGTTCTAACTGATAGACAGCGATCGAATAAAGTCACCGCTACCACGCTCGCCCAACACATACGACAGCAGGGTCGCAGCGGAAATACTGTTTAGTATGCTGTCAGGGTTGAAGCTCAGAAGTTCTCACCGAGGGAAGCGTAAACGAAAAAGTTGCCCCTTCTCCGGGCTCGGACTCAACCCAAATATCGCCGTCGTGGCGCTCTACTATTCGCTCGCAGAGCGCGAGGCCAATGCCAGTTCCCTGATGCTCGTCGGAACCATTGAGACTTTGGAACACCTCAAAGATTCGCTCACTGTCGTCAGGAGCGATGCCGATTCCCTCGTCGCTCACCGAGATGACCCACTTCGGTCCCTGTTTCTCCGCGGCGACATGCACTCGCGCCGGCATGTCACCGCTATACTCGAATGCGTTGTCGAGGAGATTCTGAAACAGTTGGCGGAGTTGTCCTCGATCCCCCTCGACGTGAGGGAGGGATTCAGTGGTGATCTCAGCATTTATTTCCTCAATTTTCACCTGAAGGTCGGCACGGACGTCCGTGAGGACGTCATCCAGACTAACTGGTTCAAAGGGTTCACCACGCCTGTCGACTCGGGAATATTCTAGGAGCCCTTGGATCATATTACGCATCCGATCAGCGCCATCCACCGCGAACTCGATGAACTCACGCCCATCCTCGTCGAGTTCGTCGTCGTAGCGGCGCTCAATAAGTTGGAGGTAGCTCGACACCATCCGGAGCGGCTCCTGGAGGTCATGAGAGGCGGCATAGGCGAACTGCTCAAGACGCTCGTTCGATTCCCCAAGTTCCTCGATTAACTCTCCTAACCGCTGCTCTCGGTGTTTGCGCTCGGTGATGTCTTGGACTGCCCCGCGGAGCGAGACGACTTCCCCCTTCTCAACTTCCGGATCGCCTTGGACCCGGAGCCAGCGTATCTCTCCACTGGGGGTTCGAACTCGAGCCTCTACATCGAATGGTTCGGCGGTGTCCAGTGCCTCCTCAACTGCACTCTCGACGATCGGCCGGTCCTCTTCGTAATAGACATCGAGTGCCTCATCCAATGGCGGTTCCTCATCGTAGGGCACTTCCAAGATGTCGAAGAGATAATCCGTCCAAAATACTTCCTTTGTATCCACGTCAATCTCCCAACCGCCGACGTCAGCGATTTGCTCGGTCTTTTCGAGCAAATCCAGCGCCCGTTTGAGTTCCCACTCGTACTGTTTGCGCTCGGTGATGTCGCTCGCCATACCGATCCACTCGACGATGTCACCGTCCTCATCCAGCATCGGCACTGCACGAGAGAACGTCCAGCCCAGACTCCCATCGACCTGTTCGACCTGATGTTCCAGCTCGAAGGCGCTTTTGGTCCGGATAGCTTCGTCAACGGCCTCCATTACGTGCTTCTGGTCGTCCGGATGGATGTATTTATCAAGCCAATTGCTAGTCGATTCATGTATATCGGCGATGAACTCCTTGCCTTTAAGGCGGTGAATTTCGCCCCAATCGGGGCTCACGCGATATACTACATCTGAGCTAGCGTTGATCAACGCCTGGAATCGCTCCTTGCTCTCCTGAAGCGCCTCTTCGGCTTCCTTGCGCTCGGTGATATCGCGCGTCGTTCCGGTGACGGCTTCGACTTCCCCCTCGTCGTTGAGTACTGGTGCAAAGATGTAGTCGTAGATTCGGCGACCGAGCTCGGCGTGTTGAAACGCTACCTCGCCGCGGATGGGTTCTGTCGTCTCCACGATCTGGTCAATTTCGCGTTCGTGCATCTCCGCGTGCCACGGCTCGTAGCCATTTTCCAGTAGGGTTTTTCCGATGGACTCTTCGTAGGTTTGACCCCACATCTCTAGCAGTGCGTCGTTGGCGTATATGAAGCGGTAGTCGAGGTCGAACGCGTATACAAGGTCGGGAGTACTGGAAATGATGGTCTCGTAAAGCCGCCGCTCCTGCTCGGACTCAGCGGTTACTTTCATCATCTCTGTCTCAGCTTCCGTGCGCTCGGTGCTATCAGTATTCGCAGGCGACTCCGCATTTTCGAAGGCGTATGCGATTGTCACTCCCAACTCTGCGAGCGATTCTCGCTCAAGCGCGCCAAATCCTTGCGACCGGTTGGTAGCCAGATGCAAGACTCCGTACATAGCCTCCTCGTAAACGAGGGGAATGGCCGCGCAGGTTCGGTAATCGTGTTTGAGGGCGTGATCGCGCCATTCCTCGCAAGGCGGGTCGTCAACGAGATTCTGTACAACCGTGACCTCCCGTGTCTGCACTGCCTCGTTTGTCAGTTCCGCTTGAGGAAACTCCTCGTTAATGGTCAATCCATTGAGCGTATTTTTCGCGATTCCGGCGGAGGCTGTCGGAATCATCTCCTCCTTCTCTGGGCTATAGCGGTCGATCCACGCAAAGGAGTACAACTCCGATGCTACGAACTGCTCACAAATGCGTTGTCGTATCTCGTTTTTGGTGGTCGGGATTAATGCTCGAGTGACTTCTCCTATCACTGCGTGAATAGAGTGTTGCCCACCATGGCTCATTCTGTCAGTCAATATCTTAGAATTGGTTTACCCTTGTCGATTTCCGAAGACGAGATTAACTCGCGGGGGTCACACTCACTCGCTCCGCTCGTTCGCGTGACCCCCGCGAGACCACTCATAGGACGGGTTTTGCGTGAACGAGCAGCTACCGCTCGGCCTGTTCGTGGACGATGACCCAGCCATCGGTCTCAACGACGATGCGACGACCACGATACATGAACTCAGTCGAGCACTGCGTGGCACGAATACTTGACTCCGAGCCGAATAACGCCGACTCGAGGGCGGCGGTATCGACCACCTCATACAGCGGGGGCTGTTTGATGTCGCTGGGTGAGACATCTTCTGCTTCGGCAACCGCGTAGACAATCGTGGTCGTCAGTCCATCGGCTTCAGATGGGTCGTAAGGGACCTGGGTGACTACCTCCCACTCGGCATCCTCAGGTACGTTCTCATAAGTTCGGGACTCGTTAGTGGCTGTCCGGCGGTCGTCGGGTTGGTCTTCGGGGGCGTTCGTCACCTGATATCACTCCGTGCGTGGGTTTCCTGATCGCTGTCGTTGCTCCCGCCGGCGTTCTCCAACACGGCGAGGACCTGATCGGCGTGGGGACCAAGTCCGATCGTCTCGGTTGTCTCTTCGAATTCGATGATCCCCTCCTCGACGAGCAGTGGGACGTGATTGTGGTAGAGAGAAACGTACACGCGCTCGACCCCGTCATCGGAGACGGTTGATTCGCGCACGTCGTTCTCCCAGGTGGCGATCTTCTCCGCCAATTCCCGGAGTCCCCACTCGGTCTCTTCGAGGAGCGTGTAGAGGAGGTATCGTCGGCGGGGATGAGCCAACACCTCGAAGACGTGGTCCATCTCTAGAATCGCTGGTGGAAGACCCGAATCCACTCGATCACGGCCATCCGTCATCCTAGATGACACATCCACTAACAGGAGTTTCAAGGGGAACAGGTAAAAAATCGGTCCTTGATATTTATGAACTATCCAATCGGTGTCAGAAACCGCGTGCCGACCCTCTTCACGATTCTTTGGTGGATTCTGTCGATGTGATGGTGATAATCGGGATTTCTGCTGATTGCCGTCCACCACTTGACTGCATCTCGAATGTCGTGTTCGCATCACCAGTGGACGAACTGCTGTAGGTGTACGCGAATACGTCCCCGTTGCCGACTACCCGCCTCAACTTCGAGCGCAATACCCGTGACAGGCGTGTGAGCGACACGAGGACCAATCGGTTGAGCGCACCGATGAAGGTCCCAGCCACTTCTCCAACGATCTCAACGACGGGTGTGAGAGTAACTGTGTCTCCGTTCGCAACCGACGCAGGAGTAGAAGACCCGAAATGACCGCTAAACCCGGAGACGCGGCTCGGAGTGTGAGTACGCGTGTCAAAAAACGAAGCCGTCGTCAGGTGCCGCCGGGAGGCGGCGTCTGAATCAGGTGTTAGTTGCGGACGACGTTCGTCGCGCGCGGGCCCTTGGGGGCCTGTTCGATATCGAATTCGATCTCAGTACCTTCCGTTAGGTCTTCACCGCCGACGTCCTCCATGTGGAAGAAAACGTCGTCGTCAGCATCCTCGGTGGAAATGAAACCGTAGCCGCCTGTGTCGTTGAAGAAATCAACCTTACCGTTCGCCATTACAAACAAACGTATACGGGGTGCCCGTATAGGTGTTCCGAGGGTCGTGGTACCACGGTCGAACCTGGAGAAGGCGCAACTCGATACCACGCGATTAACCGCGACAGCACCGGTGAGTGCGACGCGCGTACGCGACAGTGGCTCCGAAGCGGCAGGTAACCGCGATTACGCGGTTCTCGGGTCCGAGAGTGGCGCCACCCTCGGTCGTTCGGCGCGTTCGA
This genomic stretch from Haloprofundus salilacus harbors:
- a CDS encoding elongation factor EF-2; this encodes MGRRKKIVQECEKLMDQPEQIRNIAIAAHVDHGKTTLSDNLLAGAGMISDATAGQQLAMDTKEDEQERGITIDAANVSMTHEWEGENHLINLIDTPGHVDFGGDVTRAMRAVDGALVVVDAVEGAMPQTETVLRQALREGVKPALFINKVDRLINELQEGPEEMQQRLLDVITDVNELIRGMTEEKEYDWTVSVEEGTVAFGSALYKWGVSIPSMQETGISFADIIEMEQSGNREELHERTPLSDVVLDMVAEHFPDPLDAQPRRIPTIWRGDAESELAEQMRVVDDEGEVVFMSTDISMDPHAGEIATGRLFSGTLEKGQELYVSGTAGKNRVQSVGIFMGDSREEVSRVPAGNIAAVTGLRDAIAGSTVSSIEMTPFESIEHISEPVITKSVEAMNMDDLPKLIQTLQQVAKEDPTIRVEINEDTGEHLISGQGELHLEVITQRIRDNQGIPVHTGEPIVVYREQPQEASREVEGVSPNRHNKFYITAEPMDQSIVDAIKLGEVAMDMPELERREALQEAGMDKDTSQNVEHIFGTNILIDDTKGIQHLNETMELVIEGLEEALDDGPLAAEPVQGALLRLHDARLHEDTIHRGPAQVIPAVREAVHRSLIDGKIRLLEPIQNVRIDVASDYMGSASGEIQGRRGRVDDMYQEGDLMVIEGIAPVEEMIGFSSDIRSATEGRASWNTENAGFRVLSDSLQRDKIMEIRERKGMKLELSPAIDYI
- a CDS encoding amino acid-binding protein, giving the protein MSDSETPQPHTVRLELVDEPGQLLAALRPIADNGGNLLSIYHERGNLTPRGHIPVEVDLECPPDRFGTIVDALRNNGVNVIQAGAERYGEQLTVLLVGHLVDTDLSDTLRSIEECANAALADLSVSAPEGRNEESSARVRLATQAGKRTDVLAVVREIADRKNLRVVEPLAEVSA
- a CDS encoding homoserine dehydrogenase; the encoded protein is MRVAVVGAGAVGRSVAELAADYGQEVTVLADSRGAVVDTDGIDVAAALDRKEENGSVGDTAIGDALAAEYDVLVEATPTTLGDAEPGFSHVRAALESNRHVVLANKGPVAERYADLRALERDSDGDVLFEATVGGAIPVLSAIDDFGPDHITAARGVLNGTANFILSRMTAEGLDYDHVLAEAQDLGVAEADPSFDVEGTDAALKCVILGNVLYDGGYSLADADVDGIRDIPGSALELAAEDGQTVRLIGEATANGVRVGPRLVPENGTLAVTGTQNIVQLETTHAGRLNISGRGAGGPETASAVLSDVRRLE
- the tuf gene encoding translation elongation factor EF-1 subunit alpha, with the translated sequence MSEDKPHQNLAIIGHVDHGKSTLVGRLLFETGSVPEHVIEQHREEAEEKGKGGFEFAYVMDNLAEERERGVTIDIAHQEFDTDKYYFTIVDCPGHRDFVKNMITGASQADNAVLVVAADDGVAPQTREHVFLARTLGINELIIAINKMDVVDYAEDSYKEVRKEVQNLLNQVRFNADDATFVPISAFEGDNIADRSDNTSWYDGPTLLEALNDLPEVEPPTDAPLRLPIQDVYTISGIGTVPVGRVETGVLETGANVSFQPSDISGEVKTVEMHHEEVPRAEPGDNVGFNVRGVGKDDIRRGDVCGPADDPPKVAETFTAQVVVMQHPSVITAGYTPVFHAHTAQVACTVESIDQKLDPASGEVAEENPDFIKSGDAAIVTIRPQKPLSIEPSGEIPELGSFAIRDMGQTIAAGKVLEVNER
- the rpsJ gene encoding 30S ribosomal protein S10, translated to MQQARVRLAGTSPEDLDDICDDVREIASKTGVNLSGPIPLPTKTLEIPCRKSPDGEGTATWEHWEMRVHKRLIDIDADERALRQLMRIQVPNDVSIEIVLED
- a CDS encoding rhomboid family intramembrane serine protease yields the protein MVRGSNSPTLDTLVLFGIVFLAQGVLGLFGSAVGLFALAPPVDVRPWTLVTSVYAHASVGHLLSNTVALVVIGFLVEQGTTRWRYHAFFLSTGVIAGLAEIWFDAAFGRTVGVIGASGAIFALAGYLLAANPVTDSVLDRLNLNGRTQIALLVGAAVFVAALGAGPNVAIVAHGTGFVLGLLAGRLRLLGV
- a CDS encoding PAS domain-containing protein → MIGEVTRALIPTTKNEIRQRICEQFVASELYSFAWIDRYSPEKEEMIPTASAGIAKNTLNGLTINEEFPQAELTNEAVQTREVTVVQNLVDDPPCEEWRDHALKHDYRTCAAIPLVYEEAMYGVLHLATNRSQGFGALERESLAELGVTIAYAFENAESPANTDSTERTEAETEMMKVTAESEQERRLYETIISSTPDLVYAFDLDYRFIYANDALLEMWGQTYEESIGKTLLENGYEPWHAEMHEREIDQIVETTEPIRGEVAFQHAELGRRIYDYIFAPVLNDEGEVEAVTGTTRDITERKEAEEALQESKERFQALINASSDVVYRVSPDWGEIHRLKGKEFIADIHESTSNWLDKYIHPDDQKHVMEAVDEAIRTKSAFELEHQVEQVDGSLGWTFSRAVPMLDEDGDIVEWIGMASDITERKQYEWELKRALDLLEKTEQIADVGGWEIDVDTKEVFWTDYLFDILEVPYDEEPPLDEALDVYYEEDRPIVESAVEEALDTAEPFDVEARVRTPSGEIRWLRVQGDPEVEKGEVVSLRGAVQDITERKHREQRLGELIEELGESNERLEQFAYAASHDLQEPLRMVSSYLQLIERRYDDELDEDGREFIEFAVDGADRMRNMIQGLLEYSRVDRRGEPFEPVSLDDVLTDVRADLQVKIEEINAEITTESLPHVEGDRGQLRQLFQNLLDNAFEYSGDMPARVHVAAEKQGPKWVISVSDEGIGIAPDDSERIFEVFQSLNGSDEHQGTGIGLALCERIVERHDGDIWVESEPGEGATFSFTLPSVRTSELQP
- a CDS encoding HalOD1 output domain-containing protein — encoded protein: MTNAPEDQPDDRRTATNESRTYENVPEDAEWEVVTQVPYDPSEADGLTTTIVYAVAEAEDVSPSDIKQPPLYEVVDTAALESALFGSESSIRATQCSTEFMYRGRRIVVETDGWVIVHEQAER
- a CDS encoding DUF7344 domain-containing protein; this translates as MDHVFEVLAHPRRRYLLYTLLEETEWGLRELAEKIATWENDVRESTVSDDGVERVYVSLYHNHVPLLVEEGIIEFEETTETIGLGPHADQVLAVLENAGGSNDSDQETHARSDIR
- a CDS encoding cold-shock protein, translating into MANGKVDFFNDTGGYGFISTEDADDDVFFHMEDVGGEDLTEGTEIEFDIEQAPKGPRATNVVRN